From a single Flavobacteriales bacterium genomic region:
- a CDS encoding HYR domain-containing protein, which produces MNSIHIHGSFLCQSGTGSRLLLSSLCIILVLGISLGVCARNSYTTPFAENGKVVSDGEEIFSITCPANISGFASVGNCSASVSVPVPNVLSSSGSYTLTNDFNNTADASDTYPIGVTTVTFSADDGSGAKTCSMTITVLDNQDPVISGCPGNLSIAAGAACNETATWTAPTFSDNCTGGSISTSHAPGSTFSVGTTTVTYTAIDATGNTAMCSFDITVEDNVVPELACPGNISMNNDPGTCSAVVTYTTPVGTDNCASPVTAMVTVGTGSGATFPIGVTPVNYRVDDANGNFTECFFDVTVVDSEAPTITCPADITLDSDPGSCGAVVTYTEPEGVDNCVFALTALATPLGNGDFFPIGTTTVTYDVLDADGNLASCSFSITVNDAENPAITCPSDIVVGNSAGICGAVVNYATLIGTDNCSGTTTSMTSVGTASGSIFPLGTTTVSYETTDGVGLTTSCSFTVTVKDTEAPVATCQNVTIQLDASGNASVTTAQVNNGSTDNCAIDAPSLDVTSFSCANVGANTVTLSVRDGSSNTSICTATVTVEDNIVPEITCPGNITVNNDPGTCGATVTYTTPVGTDNCASPVTTMVTLGTESGATFPIGVTPVSYRVDDANGNFTECFFNITVVDNEVPTIACPADIIVDNDPGSCGAVVTYTEPEGIDNCVFALTALATPLGSGDFFPVGTTTVTYDVLDADGNLASCSFTVIVNDAENPEITYPADIVVGNSAGICGAIVNYAAPFGTDNCPGTTTSMTSVGTASGSTFPLGTTTVSYETTDDVGLTTSCSFTVTVNDTEAPVPICQTASASLNANGWAVFTPVMINNGSTDNCAMASMVVEPDSFNVVGNHDVSLIVFDNVGNTDTCIVSCSVTDNIPPIAVCQNINVFVNGAGSVTITGQQLDGGSTDNGHIASYTASQTNFNCNNLGANNVALIVTDDGGNNDICLSVVTVKDTIRPTVVCRNVTVQLDVTGNDTITAAQINNGSTDNCGVASVALDRTTFTCADVGTNTVILSVTDGSGNTSTCTATVTVQDNSAPSITCPATVFTTTNTGCTATGVPLGAPLLNDNCAGTTTTNNAPVAFPLGNTTVIWTATDANGNTATCSQLVTVTDNEPPVAACQTATIYLNSTGNASIALTDIDGGSMDNCDISSIVASQTVFTCDDIGSNNVDLTVTDDSDNSDVCTAIVTVIDTINPVAICQNITVSLSGNPNIATILDADIDGGSTDNCSQAELTYIASQASFSTIGDYTLTLTVTDASGNASTCDAIVTVIDNSPPDAVCQDTTLFMNSNGTASIIPADLDGGSSDNGAIFDRHASQLAFDCGHFGANSDTLFVTDDSGNTSFCVATVTVIDTISPTPTCQNITVQLDASGTVVLSGTQLDNGSFDNCAITTFALDIYSFNCTNLGVNTVLMTVTDQSGNSNTCSATVTVEDNAAPTAICQNITVQLDATGNASITAADIDNGSNDACGIASIGADMTSFDCTNTGANTVTLTVTDNNGNVSICQSIVTVQDTVAPIAVCQNVTTYLNATGNATINAMDLDNGSSDACGGLTFSASQTTFNCGTTGANNVTLTATDAYGNTATCDATVTAIDTIAPTAICQNVTYTLPNTLNAQVTVMPSQLNNGSTDICTGSTFTISRTVFQHVGTFPDTLFVTDASGNVSYCVSMATINDFTTPIALCNDTTIYLSGAGTSVITANDIDGGSTDNGTIVSMTASQYNFNCSHQGANNVTLIVTDEANNSAFCTAIVTVLDTIAPTAVCQNVSVTLDPSGNASVTGLQIGGLSTDNCGLGNLTLSLSQYTFPNAGVFNVTLTVTDASGNTNSCVATVTVVDNIQPNAVCQPITIYVDATGSASITGNDIDGGSFDNDSLATIIASPNVFNCGNLGANTVVLSVTDMGGNTDDCAAVVTVLDTIAPTVVCQNISIALNSQGIATITSTDVNNGTFDNCSSATLGYAINEDTFTEVGQYSVVLTVTDPSGNSSNCTAVVTVGDDVAPVVLCQPTTIQIDPNGNATITANDIDGGSYDNGVMESLVAGQTVFDCSHLGSNQITLTGTDDQGNMASCIAQVTVLDTITPNVICQDITVFMDFFGSATLTGIQMDGGTLDNCGSGDLVYSSSIEYFSEEGTFEVVLTVTDASGNTSSCTSQVTVKQPVKPLVIPAGFSPNGDGIADTWEIQGLREFPNNTVIVFNRWGNKLFSAAPYLNDWYGQVNEGTLPGDLPTGNYFYILELGDGETRTGYIQLNK; this is translated from the coding sequence ATGAACAGCATTCATATTCATGGGTCTTTCCTGTGCCAGTCGGGAACAGGGTCAAGGCTGCTGCTGTCGTCTCTATGCATCATACTAGTACTCGGTATTTCATTAGGTGTTTGTGCCCGAAATAGCTACACAACGCCTTTCGCTGAGAACGGCAAAGTTGTATCTGACGGTGAGGAGATATTTTCCATTACCTGCCCAGCGAACATCAGTGGTTTTGCTTCTGTCGGAAACTGTTCCGCTTCTGTTAGCGTGCCTGTACCCAACGTATTGAGCTCTTCTGGTTCCTATACGCTGACCAATGACTTCAACAATACCGCCGATGCTTCCGACACCTACCCCATTGGTGTAACGACGGTGACCTTTAGTGCCGACGATGGTAGTGGAGCGAAGACGTGCTCTATGACCATAACCGTTCTGGATAATCAAGACCCGGTGATATCCGGATGCCCCGGAAACCTATCCATTGCCGCAGGAGCTGCTTGTAACGAAACTGCTACATGGACCGCACCTACTTTCTCAGACAATTGTACCGGTGGATCGATCTCTACATCACATGCTCCGGGTAGCACGTTCAGTGTGGGTACCACGACAGTTACCTACACCGCTATCGATGCTACTGGCAATACTGCTATGTGCAGCTTCGACATCACTGTAGAGGACAATGTCGTTCCGGAACTCGCGTGCCCGGGGAATATCAGTATGAACAATGACCCTGGTACGTGCAGCGCTGTTGTAACCTATACCACACCTGTTGGTACGGACAATTGTGCTTCGCCTGTTACTGCAATGGTCACCGTAGGGACCGGGTCCGGTGCAACATTCCCGATCGGTGTTACCCCCGTTAACTACCGTGTAGATGATGCCAACGGAAACTTCACCGAATGCTTTTTCGATGTAACCGTAGTAGATAGCGAAGCACCAACCATCACTTGCCCTGCGGACATTACCTTGGATAGTGATCCGGGTTCATGCGGTGCCGTAGTGACATACACGGAGCCGGAGGGTGTCGATAACTGCGTATTCGCATTGACCGCATTGGCCACACCACTGGGTAACGGTGACTTCTTCCCAATTGGCACTACCACGGTGACCTACGATGTATTGGACGCTGATGGGAACCTTGCTTCATGCTCGTTCTCAATAACGGTGAATGATGCGGAGAACCCGGCAATTACTTGCCCTTCTGACATCGTTGTTGGCAACAGTGCAGGTATTTGTGGTGCTGTAGTGAATTATGCAACTCTTATAGGAACCGATAACTGTTCTGGAACAACTACCAGTATGACTTCGGTCGGAACAGCCTCGGGTTCGATATTCCCTTTGGGAACAACCACTGTATCCTATGAAACAACAGATGGTGTCGGTCTTACGACTAGCTGTTCATTCACTGTAACCGTTAAAGATACAGAAGCGCCTGTTGCCACATGCCAGAATGTAACGATTCAGTTGGATGCTTCCGGAAATGCCAGTGTAACTACCGCTCAGGTGAACAATGGCTCAACTGATAACTGCGCCATCGATGCACCTAGTCTTGATGTGACAAGCTTTTCCTGTGCGAACGTTGGTGCGAACACCGTGACGCTTAGCGTTCGGGATGGAAGCAGTAACACAAGTATATGCACTGCTACGGTTACCGTTGAGGATAACATCGTTCCCGAGATCACATGCCCAGGTAACATCACCGTGAACAATGACCCTGGTACATGCGGTGCGACTGTCACCTATACAACACCAGTTGGTACGGACAATTGTGCTTCCCCAGTAACGACCATGGTCACCTTAGGCACTGAGTCCGGTGCAACATTCCCGATCGGTGTTACGCCCGTTAGCTATCGCGTTGATGATGCCAACGGGAACTTCACCGAATGCTTTTTCAATATAACCGTTGTTGACAACGAAGTACCAACGATCGCTTGCCCTGCGGACATTATCGTGGACAACGACCCGGGTTCATGCGGCGCCGTGGTTACATACACTGAGCCGGAGGGTATCGACAACTGCGTATTCGCATTGACCGCATTGGCTACACCACTGGGTAGCGGAGACTTCTTCCCAGTTGGCACCACAACAGTGACCTACGACGTATTGGACGCTGATGGAAACCTTGCTTCATGCTCCTTCACAGTAATAGTGAATGACGCAGAGAACCCGGAAATAACTTATCCTGCTGACATCGTTGTTGGTAACAGTGCAGGTATCTGCGGTGCCATAGTGAATTATGCAGCACCCTTTGGAACCGATAACTGTCCTGGAACAACAACCAGTATGACTTCGGTCGGAACAGCCTCTGGGTCGACATTCCCGTTGGGAACAACCACTGTCTCCTACGAAACAACAGATGATGTTGGCCTTACGACGAGCTGTTCATTCACCGTAACCGTCAACGACACGGAAGCGCCTGTACCGATCTGCCAGACCGCATCCGCGAGCTTGAATGCCAATGGATGGGCAGTATTCACACCGGTCATGATCAATAATGGCAGCACGGATAACTGTGCCATGGCCTCCATGGTCGTAGAACCGGACTCTTTCAACGTTGTTGGCAACCACGACGTAAGCTTGATCGTTTTCGATAATGTCGGCAATACAGACACATGCATTGTTTCTTGCTCGGTGACCGACAATATTCCGCCGATCGCTGTGTGCCAGAACATCAACGTGTTCGTGAACGGTGCAGGCTCTGTTACCATAACCGGTCAACAGCTAGATGGTGGCTCCACTGACAACGGGCACATCGCCAGCTACACGGCAAGCCAGACAAACTTCAATTGCAATAACCTTGGGGCCAATAATGTGGCGCTTATCGTAACGGATGACGGCGGAAATAACGACATCTGCTTGTCCGTGGTCACGGTGAAGGATACGATCAGACCAACAGTTGTTTGCCGGAATGTAACAGTACAGTTGGACGTTACCGGCAATGACACTATCACTGCTGCGCAGATAAACAACGGAAGTACCGATAATTGCGGCGTCGCCAGTGTAGCACTTGACCGAACCACGTTCACATGTGCTGATGTAGGAACAAACACGGTAATACTGAGCGTAACGGACGGAAGCGGAAACACTTCAACCTGTACAGCAACAGTAACAGTACAAGACAATAGTGCACCATCGATCACTTGCCCTGCTACGGTATTCACGACCACGAACACTGGTTGCACTGCCACTGGAGTTCCACTTGGAGCCCCGTTGCTGAACGATAATTGTGCTGGTACCACAACAACTAACAATGCTCCAGTTGCATTCCCGTTGGGAAACACCACCGTTATATGGACCGCTACCGATGCGAACGGGAACACAGCGACCTGCTCTCAGTTGGTAACTGTTACTGACAATGAACCTCCGGTTGCCGCGTGCCAAACTGCGACGATCTATCTCAACAGTACCGGTAATGCTTCGATCGCCTTGACAGATATTGACGGTGGATCAATGGACAATTGTGATATTTCATCGATCGTTGCCAGCCAAACCGTATTCACATGTGATGATATAGGTTCGAATAACGTGGATCTCACCGTAACCGATGACAGCGACAACAGTGATGTTTGCACTGCCATCGTAACGGTCATCGATACCATCAACCCTGTTGCCATCTGCCAGAATATCACAGTGAGCTTGTCGGGTAACCCTAATATTGCCACCATCCTGGATGCCGATATCGACGGAGGTAGCACGGATAACTGCTCACAAGCTGAGCTTACGTACATCGCAAGCCAGGCCTCATTCTCCACTATTGGCGACTACACCCTGACCTTGACCGTTACGGATGCAAGCGGAAACGCAAGCACCTGTGATGCGATCGTAACGGTTATCGACAATAGCCCGCCGGATGCCGTTTGCCAAGACACAACACTGTTCATGAATTCAAATGGCACAGCAAGCATCATACCTGCGGACTTGGATGGTGGCAGCTCGGATAACGGTGCAATTTTCGATCGGCATGCCAGCCAACTTGCATTCGATTGTGGTCATTTCGGCGCTAATAGCGATACGCTATTCGTTACCGACGATAGTGGCAATACCAGTTTCTGTGTTGCAACCGTAACTGTTATTGACACGATATCACCTACCCCGACCTGCCAGAACATCACCGTACAACTTGATGCAAGTGGAACCGTTGTTCTTTCAGGAACACAGCTCGATAATGGAAGTTTCGATAATTGTGCGATCACCACGTTTGCTCTCGACATCTACAGCTTCAATTGTACGAACCTAGGTGTGAATACGGTCCTAATGACAGTGACCGACCAGAGTGGAAATAGTAACACATGCAGCGCAACGGTTACCGTAGAAGACAATGCTGCACCTACGGCTATTTGTCAGAACATCACCGTACAGTTGGATGCGACCGGGAACGCAAGCATTACTGCGGCAGATATCGACAACGGTAGCAACGACGCTTGTGGCATTGCCTCGATCGGTGCTGATATGACCAGCTTCGATTGCACCAACACAGGAGCGAACACGGTTACTCTGACCGTAACGGATAACAATGGTAACGTAAGCATTTGCCAGAGCATTGTGACCGTTCAGGATACGGTTGCGCCTATCGCTGTTTGCCAGAACGTGACAACGTATTTGAACGCAACTGGAAATGCTACGATCAATGCGATGGATCTCGACAACGGTAGTTCTGACGCGTGTGGTGGGCTCACTTTCAGCGCCAGCCAAACAACATTCAATTGCGGTACGACCGGAGCGAACAACGTCACATTGACCGCGACCGATGCGTATGGTAATACAGCAACCTGTGATGCGACCGTGACCGCAATAGACACCATTGCACCTACGGCGATCTGCCAGAACGTTACCTACACCCTGCCGAACACGTTGAATGCACAGGTTACCGTAATGCCGTCGCAATTGAACAACGGTAGCACGGATATCTGCACTGGGTCAACATTCACCATCAGCCGGACCGTATTCCAACACGTGGGCACGTTCCCGGATACCTTGTTCGTAACGGATGCAAGTGGTAACGTTAGCTACTGCGTAAGCATGGCGACAATAAACGACTTCACTACACCAATTGCACTCTGTAACGACACCACGATCTATCTGAGCGGCGCTGGAACATCTGTCATCACCGCGAATGATATCGATGGTGGTAGCACGGACAACGGTACGATCGTGAGCATGACAGCTTCACAATACAACTTCAACTGCAGCCATCAGGGTGCGAACAATGTGACCTTGATCGTGACCGATGAAGCGAACAACAGTGCTTTCTGTACCGCGATAGTGACCGTATTGGATACCATTGCACCAACGGCTGTCTGCCAGAATGTGAGCGTTACGCTTGACCCGTCCGGTAATGCTTCTGTAACAGGACTGCAGATCGGTGGCCTGAGCACGGATAACTGCGGTTTGGGCAACCTTACCTTGAGCCTAAGCCAGTACACATTCCCGAATGCGGGTGTCTTCAACGTTACCCTTACCGTAACTGATGCCAGCGGGAATACCAATTCATGTGTAGCTACGGTCACTGTGGTCGATAACATTCAACCAAATGCGGTATGCCAACCGATCACCATCTACGTGGATGCGACCGGTAGCGCGTCAATAACAGGAAATGATATCGATGGTGGTTCATTCGATAACGATAGCCTTGCGACTATAATAGCATCGCCGAACGTTTTCAACTGTGGTAACCTCGGTGCGAATACCGTAGTGCTAAGTGTGACGGACATGGGTGGTAATACAGATGACTGCGCTGCTGTAGTGACGGTCCTGGATACGATCGCTCCAACAGTGGTCTGCCAGAACATTTCCATTGCATTGAACTCACAAGGTATTGCAACGATCACATCTACTGATGTCAATAATGGCACCTTCGATAACTGCTCCAGTGCAACATTGGGTTATGCGATCAATGAGGATACCTTCACTGAAGTAGGCCAATACAGTGTTGTTCTTACAGTGACCGACCCAAGCGGGAATAGCAGTAATTGTACTGCTGTCGTCACTGTTGGTGATGATGTAGCACCAGTAGTTCTGTGCCAACCAACGACGATCCAAATCGATCCGAACGGAAATGCAACGATCACCGCAAATGACATCGACGGCGGGTCATATGACAACGGTGTTATGGAAAGTCTAGTAGCGGGTCAAACTGTCTTCGATTGCAGCCACCTCGGCAGCAACCAGATAACGCTCACCGGGACGGATGACCAAGGAAATATGGCTTCCTGCATTGCCCAAGTAACCGTACTCGATACTATAACTCCGAACGTCATCTGTCAGGATATTACAGTGTTCATGGACTTCTTCGGAAGTGCCACGCTCACAGGTATCCAGATGGACGGTGGCACGTTGGATAACTGTGGAAGCGGAGACCTGGTATACAGCAGTAGCATTGAATACTTCAGTGAGGAAGGAACCTTCGAGGTGGTACTTACGGTTACCGATGCAAGTGGAAATACGAGCTCGTGTACTTCGCAAGTAACCGTGAAACAACCTGTGAAACCATTGGTGATCCCAGCGGGCTTCTCGCCGAATGGTGATGGCATTGCGGATACTTGGGAGATCCAGGGACTGCGTGAGTTCCCGAACAACACCGTAATCGTATTCAACCGTTGGGGAAATAAACTGTTCAGCGCAGCACCTTACCTGAACGATTGGTACGGACAAGTGAACGAAGGAACACTTCCAGGCGATCTGCCAACCGGGAACTACTTCTACATACTTGAACTCGGAGATGGTGAAACCCGCACGGGCTACATACAACTGAACAAATGA